The sequence ACAAAAGGGTTATAActaaccaaacaaacaaaacattgtTTCTACATCTAAGAGGGAAACAAAAGCCGACCATACATACCTATTGACATTCGGACATGCTCCTTCAgagcaaagaaaaaaacagcGTCTGTGGACAGTCTATCTATGCAGACGGTCTGGTTAAGAGCGACATGGCCTTTCTGAAATCAAGAGACTCGAGTTCTAATCCCGGGACATGCTTGCCTTCTGGTCCCATCCAGAGACCTCCCTTTTGAGGAGGTATCAGCAACGGAGACTGACTGTTGCCCTTCTCTTGCGATGTTTCTTGctttttcttcacaaactcaAAGAACTCAGCAACCTGGCGTGCATACCTTTCACCAATACCAATCAAGAATCCATCTGTAAGATTAAGGAATCTATTATGGTGACATTAATAGTAGTGAGAACTTACTGTCTCTTTGCTTCAATATCTCGGCTGAAGTCAATGTTTGGTTCACAGTCCAAAACCAAAGCAGGGACCTGTTAAAAACCAAAGGAACCAGTCTTAATCAAAATCTATCTTCAGACctttaatacaaaaaaaaaatgcaataaCGTTACCTTCTGGATGCTAGAATGCATATGGTTTCCTTCCAAGTAAAACACACGGTCTTTTATATCCGGATGCAGAGAGTTGTTATCCATCTGTAAAGACGGTTTACTAACAGACAGTACCCCATGGTTCCCACTCTCAAACGGTAAGAGCCAGCTCTCATGCTTCTCGTGCAAATCCTGGAGGTACTTCAGCGAGACTCCACCTTCTTCCGCTCGTTTCCTCAGCATCATCCTCTTGTGGCAAGTGTCCGGACTCGCCCTCAAGTATATGAACCCATCAGGAACAAGCCCAGGTAAAGCAGAGACAACCGGATCAAACCAAGAATCATATATGCTTATCTCCATCTCGTTCATCCACTTCGCCTCATGAACCGCCCTCACAAACACCATTCTGTCACTGAAGACGCTCCTCTCCATCAACCTGAGAGGCTTAACCCCAGAAGCAGACTCTTTCTCCTGCATCAGGCGCGTGACGAACACGTAGTTCTGGAAAGTGTAAGCGTACCTCTGAGGCTCTGAGTAGAAAGCGTCTAGTATATTGAAGTGGTCTGGTCCAACGTCTTGCCACTTGTCAACCGGCTCGGGAACTATCTCAACGAGGTCACGCAGCTCGATAGTCTCGTTAGCTATTCTTTGAAGAAAAGTTGATTTGCCTACACTAATGTTCCCTTCGACACAAAACGTCAAACGCTTCTTGGGGTTCGCATTAGGGTCCTTGAGCTCTGAGTCTACGCTCTCTTTGATGAACGTTGTGATGCTCTCCGCGTGGTTCCTGTGAATAATCCCAACAGAGCTACGGAGATAATCAACCATCTTGTCGCTTGCCTTCCAGAACTgaaattaaaaagtaaagtCAGCAACTTTTTTTATTAGAACGAAGTAGAAGTTTTCAAAGACCTTATCTTTGTAGAGCTTCTTGAGCTCTGCGACATCTCCGATACCGTTATCAACAAGCTTCCTCTGGTTCCTCAGACCCACGCCAGGAATCTTCAGTAAATCTGGATTGCCGTCACAGCTTCCGTTAGAGCTCCGTCTATTTCGACGGCTCATCCTCATTGGCTTATCATCTTCTCCTCCGTCAGAGTCGTCTTCAACCACTGCGTTAACAGAGCTAAGACCTCCGTTTGATTCGGAGTGGAACAACTGGTTTCTTCGACTAGTACTATGGATTCTCCCGTTAACTGAGCACCGGAAAGAGGCTGAGAACGGTAGCGACGCCGCTCTGAGGACACGGGTTTTCTGTAGAATCCCGGAGAGAACGGCACCGTTTGTAGAAACAGAGCATGCCGTGGTCGGCATAGTGGAGGTAGAGAAAGGTCTGGGGGTGGAACAGAGAGATGGGTTTTTGAAGGAGGTCTTACACCTTGGAGAGAGGAGACTAGGTATGGCGATGGGTTGTGTAGAGATAAGACTACCGGCGAAGGAGGTAACCGGAGCAGAGAGAAGAGGTGTTGAGCAGGTTGTAGTCTTGTACAGAATCTTCTGCATCGTTTCGTTACCCGAGCATTTCACATCCGTAGCTGCTTTCACTTGTAGTTGAAACTATGGTAACGTAAGAAAGCGGAGATGGTGAATCGAGAAACCCTAGTttcagagaagagagagagagagagctttcgTGTGGGTTTTGACAGAGGagaggagggagagagagagatagaatcGTCTAGGGTtcggttttgttttgttaattcgGTTTTGCAAAATGTTAACTGAGCTAACCGGAGttaattcggttcggttcggtttaattAAGTAAACGATATAAATAGCCATTGTTTAGCTCGCTATTTCATCTTCTAGAGTTTGCGGCGTGTGATGCAGACGAACCCTGATCATCGTGTAGAAAATCAAAGCGAGATGGCGGAAGAAGCAGCTAACGTCGACGCCAAGCCATCGAAACCCAAGGACATACGTCACTACCTCTGCCAGTATTGCGGAATCAGCAGATCGAAAAAGTATCTCATCACTTCACACATCAATTCTCATCATAAGGTTTCCATCTCCCTCctccctttctctctctaagCCTTTAGTGTGTAGAGTTCATGAGTTGACGCGTTTCGTTTGTTTTGGGCACTTCTCCTTGTTTATTTTTAGATGGAAGTTGAAATGGAAAGAGATGAAGAAGCTTGCGAGGTTGATGAAGAAGAGGTCTCTGGTAAACACACTTGCCAGGAGTGTGGTGCTGAGTTCAAGAAACCTGCTCACTTGAAGCAGCATATGCAGAGCCACTCGCTCGAGGTATGCATCCTCGTGGAGACAGAGAAGCTCGTGGGCTTGCTTAGTTCTGATTGTTTTTCTAAAAGTTTACACCTTTGCAGGAAATGAATGTTCTTTTTGTTTAATAACAAAAGGTCTTACTCATGTTATTGCGTGAGGCATTGGATCCCAAAAGAGTGAACTCCAAAATGCGAGGCTACATGTTATGGACTAGTATCAGGCTGGGAGACCTCCTGAGAAGCTCCTGCTAGTTTGCCTCGGTCACGCTAAAGGTTTGAAATTTGTTGTTCAGTAGCTTGTTTTTTTTGCTGCTCATTGCTTCTGGAGTTTGGTTTCTTTTATTGGATTTTGTTTCTGATTGTATTGGTTTACTCGTTGTGCAGAGACCTTTTGAGTGCTATGTGGATGATTGTACTTCTAGTTATAGGAGGAAGGATCATCTCAATAGGCATCTTCTTACTCATAAAGGGAAGCTATTTAAGTGCCCAGTGGAGAATTGCAAGAGTGAGTTCTCAGTACATGGCAACATCAGTAGGCATGTTAAGAAGTTTCATAGTAAGGACGATGGTAACAAGGACGATACTGGTAATAGTAAAAAGGAAGATACTGGTAATGGAGATTCTCATCACTCGGAATCTTCAACTGGCCAAAAGAAGCTTGTCTGCAAAGAAAAAGGGTGTGGAAAGGCCTTTAAGTATCCGTCACAGTTACAGAAGCATCAGGATTCTCATGGTAAGTGTCCGATTCTACTCTCATAGAGGCACTACTTCTGCTTACTGCCAGTTTTCAAGTCTCTAAAGGGTACTTATGGATTTTACATTTGCAGTGAAATTGGACTCTATTGAGGCTTTTTGTTCGGAGCCTGGATGTATGAAGTACTTCACAAACGAGGAATGTCTCAAGGCACACATACGATCCTACCATCAGCACATCAACTGCGAGATATGCGGCTCTAAGCATTTGAAAAAGAACATCAAGAGACATCTACGGACTCATGAAGAAGACTCATCATCACCGGGAGAGTTCAAGTGTGAAGTTGAGGGGTGCTCTTCAACATTCTCAAAGGTAAAGAAACACTTAAACGCAAATCAAGCACTGTTTTCAAGTCCTAGATTATTAACCATCCTCATTATTTACAGGCTTCTAATCTTCGGAAGCACTTGAAAGCAGTGCACGAGGATATCAGACCCTTTGTATGTGGCTTTTCAGGCTGTGCCAAGAGATTTGCTTACAAACATGTCAGAAACAACCACGAGAAATCCGGGAGCCACATATACACCTGCGTAAGTTCAGTCCCCAACTTGTTTTTGTTACAAACTCGAAAGAGGCTAGAATCTCACATGGAAGTTGATTGATGGTTTCAGGGTGATTTTGTTGAAGCTGATGAAGATTTCACATCAAGACCAAGAGGTGGAGTCAAGAGAAAGCATGTTACAGCTGAAATGCTGATAAGGAAGAGGGTCATGCCTCCTCAGTTTGATTCACAAGAACACGAGACTTGCTAGTTTACACGGTTTAGGCAGATATGGTTTTAACTCTGTGTAAAGTTTGTGTTTTATTTGTCTGTAGGAGAACATATAGATCAATAGTAGTAATAGTAAGTGTAAAAGATAAGGTTATAGGATAAAGATCGACACTTTAAGTCAAATCTCTCAACTCTTTTTCGTCCTCATATTCATTTCAAAGTTCAAAGAATTTCAAGTATTCGGTCAAAGTAAACTAAACTTGACTAATCAACCATGCAAAAGTCAATGGTGCAGCtaaataattcatttttttttctaagcttctatatatatatgctttgaGAATATAATTACAATCACATTGGAAAGCATGGCTACATACAAGATTTGGCTGATGTCTCTCATGATCACAGGTATAGTTCTTGTTAACTACATACATATAAGTATATAACAATCAGAATTTGATATTACTTCTTGTTTCAAAAATTCCATTTAGGAGCGATTCTAGCAGATGTAATCCCTGGAGTTACTATAACAAAGACAGCGATCGCTTGTCCTCTCTATTGCTTGGAAGTAGAGTACATGACATGTCCTTCCTCTGGGGACGAGAAGCTGCCTCCGAGATGCAACTGTTGTCTTGCTCCCAAAGACTGTACTCTCCATCTCTCTGGTTCTACTTCTATCCATTGTACCAAATGATTTTAGAAACAAGTGTGAAGGCCTGATGAAATCCCATCCACTCATCCCAGTGTTCTATTTCATCTGTTCTGTAATctccttttttcttcttcttgcttctttcTCAAACTTTAGCATCAAACGCTTACATGTAATGGATATAAAAAGAGCTTGTGAGTGAGTATCTATTGTAAGTTTGGCTGTTATATCGAGTATGTTAAAAACCTTAAAGAGTTCTACGTTGTGACCAGGTCCCAACTTTGTGATTATAAAAACGAAACCCTAATTATGCTAATGGTAAGATAAAAAAGTGCACAGCTCCTGCAGTAACTAGAACCACAGTAGTAATggtttttttaatactttttgaatttgtatttatttattaagttaatttattttaatagaaattagGACCAATAACGAAATCAAAgccataaattaagaaaatgacCATAACAAAATAATGGttgtatatttataagatatttGTCATTTTAACTTTCATCACTATTTCCTCttattttaatttacttttaacctctaaaaaaatatttattcaaatttttagtaatttatgaaaacatagatattttctttctaatgcatattttaaaattttaaaaacaggtatacatttataaaaattaatgttATGTTTTCACTGATATTGGGTACATTCCCAAACAAGTCCCCATTACGTGGTTCCTTCTAACTAATACGATTGTTTCGGGCGATGTGGCAAAACCGCAAGACAAAGTGCGCCTCGTCGAGCGGTCGAGAAGTTTACTTTCACGAAGAAGCGACACGTGCAAAGACGTGGCGATACGTGTCATTcaaaagttaaaagaaaaataaaatgtttgttgCGGTTTCACATCCTCCCAAAGTGTTTATAAGTTTATTACCCGTAGTGGCAGTTCAGATTTGATGATGTAGTAAGCAACTTGCAAGTACAATGACGAATCTGTTGGCTTTGTGTCTTGTCTTCAGCACTTTATTTGCGGCGGAAGTATGGTCTCCGAGCCCAGCCGTGACCACTCAACAGACTGTGGTGTCGGAGGACGACGTCATCGTCAAAGATGGCCACCGCGTTGTGGTGGTTGAGTACGACCGCGACGGGAAAACCAATACGAGAGTCTCCATCTCGCCGCCGTCGGCAGATGAGGGAGAACAAAAACAAGAAGTAGAGAAGGAAACTACGTTGTTTAGACACGCTAAAGAGAAAGCGAAAGAAACGGCGTCGTATTTTCCAAACGTTGGTCAAGGCATCTCGCAGCCGGTTGTGACGGAGGAGGCGCGTGATCACCACGCGACGGCTGGGGAAGTCATATGCGACGCGTTCGGTAAGTGCAGGCAGAAGATCGCGAGTGTTGTTGGCCGGGCTAAAGACCGAGCATCTGATAGGGTAGATGATGTCGGAGAGAAGATCTCTGATGCCGGAGATGCTGCGGCGGGTAAAGCTTACGACGTGAAGGAGACGGTTGCACGTGGGGCACGTGACATAGAGGAAACGGTTACTGATAAAGCCGGCTATGCTAAGGAGAAGGTAGGAGAGACGGCACATGATGTGAAGGAGGGTATGGCCCATAAAGCTCATGATGTTAGAGATAAAGTTACCAAAAAGGCTCACAACGTGAAGGAGACCATGGCCCATAAAGCCCATGAGTCGAAGGAGAGGGTGAAAGATGAAGTGAGAGACAAGGCTCACGAACTCAAGGAGAAGGCGGCTCACAAGTCCCATAACGCGTGGGAGAGAGTTAAGTTGGCGGCGCGTGGATTGGGGTCAGCAACGGCGAAGGCGCTGAGTCCTACTAAGGTAGCAAGCGTGGTGGGGCTGACTGCAATTGCGGCTGCGTTTGGGACTAGCGTGTGGGTGACGTTTGTGTCGAGCTACGTGTTGGCCTCAGTGTTGGGGAGGCAGCAGTTCGGGGTTGTTCAGAGCAAGCTGTATCCTGTCTACTTCAAGGCAACATCTGTTGGAATCTTGGTGGGTTTGCTTGGTCACGTGCTTAGCAGGCGTCGGAAGCTGCTCACTGACGCTACGGAGATGTGGCAAGGCGTGAACCTTTTGTCCGCCTTCTTTATGATTGAGGCCAATAAGTCATTTGTGGAGCCACGTGCCACCAAGGTATATCTACACTTCCTTAGCCAGTTTGTCTTAGTAATATAGTAAAGTGATGTTAGTCTAGTGATCAGatcattatgttgttttgggttatatatatatttgttgtgGATAGGCGATGTTTGAGAGGATGAAGgcggaaaaagaagaaggaagaggaggaggaggaggagagagaacgAGTGAGCAAGAAGTAAGGAGGAAACTGGAGAAGCTTAGCGAGAGGCTGAGCAAGCTCAACACATACTCCTCTTGGTTAAACATAATGATGCTCATGTCTCTAACCTGGCACTTTGTTTATCTCGGCCAGAGACTAGGCGCTGCTTGTTGATGCATATGGCTTTGATAATTTGTTTCAAGTGTGTGCATCTCCTGGTCCTAAACCTAACTTCTTTTGTCGTTGTGGTTGTTGTTTTCTGACGTACTTCTTACGGTGTCGTAGTTTAATGTTGTGTTGTTTAATGTCATATGTAGATATGTCTTGTTATTAGGTCATGCCTTCACTTTTGAATTAGACGGTTGTTTTTTTTGCCTGTacatatacaaaattttatggTAACGTAGgctaaaccttttttttttttttgtcaaccagaTTTCATTAAAAGCCCAAAGGCACAAGTGTACAaggaagataaataaataaaataaggcCCACATATATTGCAAATACAACTAAGCCCAGTAAGATGATGATCTAAGATAATGAATCCGATCATCTCACGCATCCCTTATCCTTGTGTCTGCCCAACACGTGTTGAAACACGTGTTTCTCTTGCAAAGCGGAAGCTTCAGCCACCGTCATCTGCCACCGAAAGGATGCTCCGCCGAGATCACCTCTGAAACAATTCTCTGGTTCTATCAAATTTGGACCCTCTTTCCCGACCAAATTGTGCTCCTTGGAAACGCCTTCCATCTCCACCGTGGTTATTTGATCAGAAGAACTTTGTTTCACCGGAGTTGTAAACAAAGGAAGCTTGAGCCGAGTAGAAGACAGATCATATGTCGGACCGTTTTGGAAAAAACGCCAACTTTTCTTAATCCACTTCATAAACGACTTATCAAATCCGCTTCATAACTCTCATCAGAGATGCTTTCCTTAACACCAAATCTGGGTAACTATTAACAGAGGAAGTCTGATTCCCCTAGAGAGAGGTTGAGTTGAGCGATGAAACGAAAGTATCTGCTCAATCACCTACGGGATTAGAGTGAAAATCGGATGAAAAGCAGATTATTTCAATCTCAATCAAAGATAAAAGATGGTGAATGAAGAGAAGCTTCGACGAGACTgaagtacaaaataaaaatggccAAAGCTAAAGGATAACTCGGCAATCCGAAAAGACAGTTGATCAAAGATCGAACATATACTACACCAAAAAGAGAATCATCACTTTCCTCTGAAAGATCTAGGGTTTGATAAGAGGGGAGCGATGGAGAGAAAATTCTCTCtctaaaagaagaaagagagaatcTCACGTAGGCTAAACCTAAACAAAAGAATACAtactaaaagaagaaaaatacaaaaatcgGTAGCTCATTAATATTGAAAGTAGATCCTTTTAACTAAAagtaggcctgggcattttaaCCTggacccgaaaacccgaaccagAACCGACCCGAAATCACAGGTCCAGGTACAGGTATAAGTATGTGTAGATTAACCTGTTGGATATTTTATTCATAGACCCGTGGGTACAGGTTCGGATCCGGATAAGACCcgatacccgaacgggtattaaTGGAACCGAAAAAACACAAATAGGCGTGCTTTAAGACTTCAAGTTACAGCGCGTCACTTAATGTTTTGTCTCAAACCTCGGTATCTCCTCGGCTCTTGCAGTCGTTTCCACTCCCCCAAACAGCCTTCAATCTTgaacaaaacctaaaaaaacTTATCAATCAAACTGGAAGACCTAAATCATACTCATCTAATTTCTTCTTCTCTACTTTTTGAGACTTCTCAAATTAATTTTGTGATAATTCCTTAATCTAAACCCAAGTTTCTTAATTCTGTGGTAGTCTCCACTTTTTTATTGTTGATAATGGTTTCGTTTCGTTTTTGTCTTGCTCGATGATTCACTTGATGACTAAGTTACGTTTGTttgattcttttgatttttgagttttgttttgttgttttgtgaTTTGACTTTTGTTCATTGTTCAACTTGATTTCGAAGCAAAGAAACTTGGGAGAAGACGTGATGAAGTTgttgttttctattttcttttgtttttggattGAAACTTCATAagatttatgttatttagtacTTTTGTGTGGTTAAATTGTTTGCAAAAACATATAAGTTTGATATGAAATTATGGCTATTTGGTTTTCAATGCTTCGTAAACAGGTTTACATGGGTAAAGATTTCGGGTTTCAGGTTAAATGTTACGAGAACTactgaaaaatatctgaaactcATGGAACTGAACCGAAAATAACCCGAAAAACTTGTACCCGAACCGGAACCAGATGTGATCCGAAAATAACAGgttcttttgcaggttttttatttttagaccCGAACCGACCCGGACCCGGTAGgaaccgacccgaacccgaaccgaaatcctcTCAAGTACCTATTGGGTATAAATTTTCTAGACCCGAACGACCCGGACCCGAAAGgaaccgacccgaacccgatccgaagatCCGAATACCCAGGCCTAACTAAAAGATAGAAAAAAATCGGTATGCACCTGTGCGCCATTAATGGAGTTCCAACCCACATAACCAAAGCATCTCAGGAGTATCCATGGGCTGCAGAGATGATGAGGGTGCGGTTCGTAGTGTCCATGGGCTGCAGAGATGAAAGTGCGGTTTGTTTGCTAACCCAGGTGATTCATCTGGTACCATTGATGTTCGTTTTGTACATTATAATGTTCGATCATCCtgctgaatttttaaaaaattttgccAAATTTTCACCCATATGAACAGTACCAGCCCATCATCACGAGGCGCCTAAAGCCCAAATTCTTCAAACTTACGTGCAAAATAAATAGTCATTAAAATACTGCCTGAAAGTGTCGAACCCTATCCTTACTCTTGGTACTTTGGCGCCCCTGAAAAATCTAACATTATTTGGCGCCTAAAACTTTAGCTCAGGGCCGGCCCTGCATATGAAGGTGAGTATTTCGgtccaaaatgataaatgacaaaatattttttaaaatcaaaatattatttcaaaccAAAAAACCTATATTTTTCCATATATATTTTTCCGCCAGAAccgaaaaatacatttttccgccaaaactaaTAAACAAGTAAACCGAAAACATACTTTTCCGTCAAAATCGTAAAATTTATTTcttcgccaaaaccggaaaaatgtattaaaacgcattttcccggcAAAAACGCAAAAACACATGTTTTCGTAAAAACTGGAAAAACGCACCAAAatcaaaaaaacatattttcccgccaaaaatacaaaaaaacgaATGTTTCCGCAAAACCGGGAAGACGCATATTTCCTCCAAAAACGCAAAAAACGCAtgtttccgccaaaaccgaaaaacatttttccgccaaaaacgcAAAAAACGCATGTTaccaccaaaaccgcaaaaacacatttttcgtcAAATCGCATTTTTTtgcaaaaaccgcaaaaatattttctgcCAAAAACGCAAAAATACACTTTTTCCTTCAAAACGCAAAAATGCATTCTTTCcgccaaaactacaaaaatgcatttttcgcCAAAACGCGAAAAAACATTTTCCCATCAAAGCAAAAACGCACTTTTACGTCAAAAACACatttctgccaaaaccgcaaaaaacaattttcccgccaaaaccgcaaaaaatgcattttccgccGAAActacaaaaacacatttttgtcaaaacacattttccgcaaaaaccgcaaaaaataTATTCCGTCAAAACCGTTAAAATGCTATTTTACcgccaaaattttaaaaatatattttaatcattttattgACAAGTCCACCTGAATGCAGatgcaaattaaaaaataaaacaacaaacaaacatagttgcatttagatgattcatctggatgCATATACGAAATGAAGAAACGGACAACACCCAAATAGAACATCTTGATAAAGCATCTAGATTAACCATCTCGATGCATcttccagatgtacaaacgaacatGGCATGTTCTTTTGAACTTGATAAGTTTCAGCTATCTAATTCTCATGTAGGCTCATGTCTTAACATCTAATCTACACTTCAGTcacttacaatttatttttaataatatttttatttatttatttgatctaaaattttataaatatcatttatattcataattttgatgaaaattacactatattaagtttatatattctatttgtGTATTTTATACAATCTTAAACATGAAAATGTATTAATGTTATACAATATTCACAATTAAAGATTAACATGTTTTATGACATAGTAAACAATCTAAAAATTTCGCCAAGCATAATTTTCGATTAATCTTCTGATTTTCTCTTTAGGCGCTAGGCCCAACCCGACTGCTCGATTAGCGCCTAGCGCGTTCCCGAACAGGGTAACCAACCTCCCAAATTgacttttgaaaataattatcaatacttaattaaattattttatttaaattgaataaagagtaaatttaaataattacagaatatatatttatacaagtgtttttaaaaataaatttgatattttttttatttattgttttccaTCATctaaaatttagagtttaggttattttaattttgaccaatgtttagaatacataTTAAGTTTTCTTATATCATTTAAGTAGTTCAGAATATGCATTACAACTTTTGTTCTATGATTTATCAACAAATAAAATATGTCTTCTTATATCctatttttttctatgttttacgCAAATTAGAATATATCTATCATTAGCTATAGGGAGCAATTTGAAGAGATATCATGTGATAAGAGATGCAGTATGCCGACGTTGCTGTAATGCGGAAGAGACAGAAGATCATATATTCTTTGAATGTGAGTATGCAAAGCAGATATGGAGAGCCTCAGGACTTTCAAATTTAACGAT comes from Brassica rapa cultivar Chiifu-401-42 chromosome A02, CAAS_Brap_v3.01, whole genome shotgun sequence and encodes:
- the LOC103852747 gene encoding uncharacterized protein LOC103852747, translated to MQKILYKTTTCSTPLLSAPVTSFAGSLISTQPIAIPSLLSPRCKTSFKNPSLCSTPRPFSTSTMPTTACSVSTNGAVLSGILQKTRVLRAASLPFSASFRCSVNGRIHSTSRRNQLFHSESNGGLSSVNAVVEDDSDGGEDDKPMRMSRRNRRSSNGSCDGNPDLLKIPGVGLRNQRKLVDNGIGDVAELKKLYKDKFWKASDKMVDYLRSSVGIIHRNHAESITTFIKESVDSELKDPNANPKKRLTFCVEGNISVGKSTFLQRIANETIELRDLVEIVPEPVDKWQDVGPDHFNILDAFYSEPQRYAYTFQNYVFVTRLMQEKESASGVKPLRLMERSVFSDRMVFVRAVHEAKWMNEMEISIYDSWFDPVVSALPGLVPDGFIYLRASPDTCHKRMMLRKRAEEGGVSLKYLQDLHEKHESWLLPFESGNHGVLSVSKPSLQMDNNSLHPDIKDRVFYLEGNHMHSSIQKVPALVLDCEPNIDFSRDIEAKRQYARQVAEFFEFVKKKQETSQEKGNSQSPLLIPPQKGGLWMGPEGKHVPGLELESLDFRKAMSLLTRPSA
- the LOC103852749 gene encoding transcription factor IIIA, whose translation is MQTNPDHRVENQSEMAEEAANVDAKPSKPKDIRHYLCQYCGISRSKKYLITSHINSHHKMEVEMERDEEACEVDEEEVSGKHTCQECGAEFKKPAHLKQHMQSHSLERPFECYVDDCTSSYRRKDHLNRHLLTHKGKLFKCPVENCKSEFSVHGNISRHVKKFHSKDDGNKDDTGNSKKEDTGNGDSHHSESSTGQKKLVCKEKGCGKAFKYPSQLQKHQDSHVKLDSIEAFCSEPGCMKYFTNEECLKAHIRSYHQHINCEICGSKHLKKNIKRHLRTHEEDSSSPGEFKCEVEGCSSTFSKASNLRKHLKAVHEDIRPFVCGFSGCAKRFAYKHVRNNHEKSGSHIYTCGDFVEADEDFTSRPRGGVKRKHVTAEMLIRKRVMPPQFDSQEHETC
- the LOC103852750 gene encoding proteinase inhibitor PSI-1.2 gives rise to the protein MATYKIWLMSLMITGAILADVIPGVTITKTAIACPLYCLEVEYMTCPSSGDEKLPPRCNCCLAPKDCTLHLSGSTSIHCTK
- the LOC103852751 gene encoding uncharacterized protein LOC103852751 — translated: MTNLLALCLVFSTLFAAEVWSPSPAVTTQQTVVSEDDVIVKDGHRVVVVEYDRDGKTNTRVSISPPSADEGEQKQEVEKETTLFRHAKEKAKETASYFPNVGQGISQPVVTEEARDHHATAGEVICDAFGKCRQKIASVVGRAKDRASDRVDDVGEKISDAGDAAAGKAYDVKETVARGARDIEETVTDKAGYAKEKVGETAHDVKEGMAHKAHDVRDKVTKKAHNVKETMAHKAHESKERVKDEVRDKAHELKEKAAHKSHNAWERVKLAARGLGSATAKALSPTKVASVVGLTAIAAAFGTSVWVTFVSSYVLASVLGRQQFGVVQSKLYPVYFKATSVGILVGLLGHVLSRRRKLLTDATEMWQGVNLLSAFFMIEANKSFVEPRATKAMFERMKAEKEEGRGGGGGERTSEQEVRRKLEKLSERLSKLNTYSSWLNIMMLMSLTWHFVYLGQRLGAAC